GCCTCACTGGGGTGAGCACAGACTTGCCGGCCTCTTTTGGTCTGGAAGCTGTGGAGAAAGACAGAGGATTAAATGCTGGGGAATCCAGCAGAGGGATCCTGGGTCCACAGTGGCCCCTCGCTCAGGACCTACCCACTGTCTCAGAGCTCCTCTGTCTAGCTCAGGCCAGAGAGTGGCTCTCATGGACTCTCAGGGGAAGCCGTGGAGGTTCCTGCTGCCGCCTCCCTCTTCCCCAGCTAACCCTGTAAGCCCTTGGCCAGTCAGGACACTTTGGAGGCTTTCCAGGGTAGAGCCTCTGGCCTGCCTTTGCCCTTGgggctgccccctccctcctcctcctttccctgACTCCCCAGAGATGGGCAGGAGGTGGCCCTTACATGACACCAGGCTTGGAACACTGGCTGCTGGTCTCAAAATAGTCGTCTACAAATTTGCGTTGAATCTGCCGGGAGATATAGGAGAAGCAGCAGGCCGTCGGGGTGTCAGCACCatctgaagaggagggaacagagAAGCAGAGTCATGGTTAGAGAAGAAGAGGCAAGCCCGCTGCTCCTGCTCCCTGAGGGCGTGAGAAGATGCGGAGAACAGCCTGGCCAGGGCTGGGGGACCCGGAAGGCACGGGGGCACTTCTTTGTTTCTGCCTGTATCCTCCTTTGTCTTTGACTCTTCATTTTGGGCTCTCTCCTTCTCTGTGATTCAGATATTCAAGCAAAATGTTCTCCTATCTTCTCTCCCTTCAGGTTCGAGAAGTCATACCACAGCAAAAGGGCACCCCTGGACATCTTTCCTGAGAGGTCCAAGGTGAAAGCCCTTGGGGAGACCTAGAGTGAGTTGGGAGATGAAGGACCCCCTGGGAAGGAACCTGGATTCCACCTAGTGCAGAACTCGCTTGTCTGGACCCAccattttctctgtaaaatgtGACTGCCACTCCCCTACCAGCACATTGATGCAGcctgggatggggggtgggggtgagcctttatgaagatgaaaataaaagtcTTGGAGAGACAGACTAAGATATTTGTGGCCTTTTAagaatttctctatttctctcttggGACTCTCAGGCCACAAGAAAAGACTGATGTGGTGTGACCATGGCCAGAGAGTGGGGACATCCGCAGTAACTCAGAGACTTACATGGTGCCGAGAAGACCGGGGAGCAGAGGGCTGCAGTGCAGAGGAGGGCGGCCAGCATTGCCCCGGCGAGCTGCATGATGCCAGCGGGTGGAGGAGGGTGGGTCCTGGTGGCAGCAGAGGCGAGAGGGGCCTGGGTGCTTGCTGGGGCCAGCGTCCTTCTGGAGCCCCGAGCCATCTCCCCTCTCTTTATAGGCATCCCTGGCTGATGGGGAAATGGAAcccaagggggaaggggaaaatctGAAGCATAATGGTACTGTCACGCTGAGAGTTTCACAACAGGGTCCCTGGTGACCACAGGGGTGCAGGAAATCCAAGAATAGCTTCTTTTAGGGCTATGTCTCAGCCTCAACACATGACTTGTTCTGGTTTCTGGTGGGGAAATGATTTTTCCCGTGAGTGGGAGTGTGTCAATGCAGGGTCCTTCTCACAAGGACAAATCTGTACATGAAGTCTCCAGCTCCTTGCCTTCCCACCGAACTGACACTTCTCTACATCCTCAGGGGCTCTCATCACTTGGATGCAACAGAGGCAGCAAGGCCATGAAGCTTCCCCAGATGGAAAGAACTGGATCAAGGAATCTCCAGCTGGAGGACTGGGAAGCATGAGGTCACCTCTAGGTGATTTGCTCATTCATCACCGAGTGAATTGCAGCACTGAGTGGAGCACTGGTTGAGCATCATAAAGATAGAATAAACGTGGGTGTTTATATGAATCAGGAGCCTAAAAATATTTGTACCCACTGACCTAGGAAAAAACACTTCTAGGAAAGAGTTCTAAGGAAACAAACGCCATTAGGGCAGCACCTTCAAACACAAAAATATGTGACACACTATCATTTATAACTATAATGTAAGGAAACCTAAATTTTCCTGACTCAGAGAATGATAAAATAAATCATGATATAGCCACTGTGTTGCTTATTATTCAGCCCTTAAAATGAATGGAGAGAAATGGCATGAATATACTCAACACTACttgtaaaaagatggaaaattatACATTGTATAAGATggagaattaaatatatatatatgttacaaatACTGTAcccatatatattctttaaaccctaagcatggaaaaaattaagGTCACAGAAAATACATGtcctaaaatgttaataatgctTACACTTATGTGATTGGTCCGTGGGTGATTGGTTTCCTTGTTTTACTCATTTTCTggacttttctcattttatttagtaTTACATTCTTGGTCAACTCAAATTTACACTAGATAAATTTTGTTTGAAAACTAACATTGTTGAAAATAGGTTATCAGCTGCTGAACTTTAATTTGAGAGAGTTATAAATATACTGAAAATTCTATCCAATGGCCTTTGCTAAAATGAAGTTTGCATTTCCAATTTAACATAAATAATGCCAGACTGTAAGtaggttttttattcttttcaattcATAATTTCAGTGGTGTAAAGGGCTTTGCTTCCTCAGCTAgatctttgtgttttcttttccaccctttcttattttgttatcACATAGCTAACAAGCACACATCACATCCAGGTGCTCCCAGTCAGGTAGGGGCAGGTAGACTGTGTGAGCCAGTAACTACAGCACAAAGCAGGAGGTGCTGAGACTCCTGAGAGGAATAAACCAAATCTCAGAACACCTCAAAGAGGGAGAAATGACCTCTGGCCCGAGGCCTGGGGAAGGCCTAGAGGAAGGGATGCACCTTTGAAAGATACACAGGATTTGAACATCTGCAGCCTGGGTGGGAGGCGGCAGTGCTGCTGTGGCAGCATTACAGAGGTGTGAAATTGTGGGCTCAGAGGGAAGACTGAGCAATTTGTGCAGCTGCAGGGTGGTAGGGAAAATGTGAGTTCAGCCCAAACCAGAGAGGGCCTCGAATTCCCCCGAAGGAGGTTGGAGTTGATAGGTTAGGTGGAACGATGGTGGAAATGAGATACAAGGAGAGCAAGCCCGCCCCTTAGGAATGCTCACCTCCTGTGTCTGTACAATTACTGTCTATAAACTCCTGGGCTCTTTCCACCTCGCCCCTAAGCTTGCTCATATGGGTTGTGGGGAAGGGGAAGCAAAGGGAAGAGAGCCGCAACGTTGGGTTTCACTGGGGCTTTAGCATCCAGATATCCTTCCTCGTTACTGTTTATTGCGAATAAAGATGACTCTATTGCTTGTTTTGTTGAAAACTCTGTGTCACAGACAATGCTTCCTTCCCCTCATCCCGTCCCCTCTCCCCGCACTCTCAGTCCATACCATGAGTTAACTCTCAGAGTGATACATGACTTAACATTCCCTCCCTCACTTCTTGGGGAACCCCCTTCATAGCATGATTCCCTTTTTTGGAGAGCTGGCTTACCCTAGTTGGAGAGAATGAGAAGGAGGAACTGGAAACTGCTGAGTCAATCACATTTTTGATAATGGACCTCATTATCTACCTCTGTGATTATGCTTACCACACTGTTATAAATAACTAATCATGTAATTTTCTCTTACAAAACGATAACTATAACATGAAGAATTTCCTgatttcttataattttataattttcttatgacttttattcttttaaataaaggTGATTAATTGaatataatattctattttagtGTTTATAAGATTTTCCATATCAATCCCTAAGGCAGTATGAAATAACCTTTTGTCATATGTGTTTTTATTTGGATTGGAAAATAACATAATTGCATGCATAGGATATACTTAATATACATATGCTGAATGGATAATGTTAGGGAGCCTTAAAACGGCTGAGTAGAAAGGGGTGTAGAGATTTCCTAGGTGGTGAATGGATGCTCCCAAGGTGAACTTGCTTAGAGTCACACAAATGGAATTCGAATCCTGAGAAATCCTCTCTGTAGAATTGTTCCTCTGCATTATTTAACAATGTATCTCCAATGATAGCCACAGTGCCTGACATAGAgtggtgcttaataaatatttggtgaatgaatgaatcattgatctggggttcttaaccttttttgtttcatggacccctttgtcagtcattACGAatactaaatttttttcttaaactcaCCAAACACTGGTGAAGCCTTACCCTGTTTCAGGAATTTAACACCCTTTGAAGTTGATGCTCTACATCTTGACACCAAAGAACAGGCTGTAGCAGGTGACTAAGGCCCATTTCCACTTTAAAAAGAGGAGGCACTGTTGGCTGAGGGGTGAAGTGCGCCAGTCACTGATGAGCTGCTCCAACCAGCTCACAGTCCTATGGACTCCATCCTGAGCCTGCACTTTGGACAATTGGGACTTGCTTCTTCAGTCCACGATCCAATTTCTGTTTCCATTTCCCCAAGTGGTTTGGCTACCTATTGGAAAATCACAGGACTGAACTCTTTTATATTACCTTGGCAAAATGACCATGTGT
This genomic stretch from Dasypus novemcinctus isolate mDasNov1 chromosome 21, mDasNov1.1.hap2, whole genome shotgun sequence harbors:
- the LOC101441948 gene encoding C-C motif chemokine 3-like, which produces MPIKRGEMARGSRRTLAPASTQAPLASAATRTHPPPPAGIMQLAGAMLAALLCTAALCSPVFSAPYGADTPTACCFSYISRQIQRKFVDDYFETSSQCSKPGVIFQTKRGRQVCAHPSEAWVQEYMTDLELNA